A genomic segment from Variovorax paradoxus B4 encodes:
- the tgt gene encoding tRNA guanosine(34) transglycosylase Tgt, with product MTATTSLPRLKFELLKTDPASHARRGTLTLNHGVVQTPIFMPVGTYGTVKGVMPRSLEEMGAQIILGNTFHLWMRPGLDVMASFGGLHPFEKWNKPILTDSGGFQVWSLGAMRKISEEGVKFASPVNGDKLFLTPEVSMQIQTILNSDIVMQFDECTPYDTKGHITTEAEARISMELSLRWAKRCQHEFARLQNPNALFGIVQGGMFENLREESLAALVDMDFPGYAIGGVSVGEPKEEMLHIMGHTPHRLPANKPRYLMGVGTPEDLVQGVADGVDMFDCVMPTRNARNGTLFTRFGDLKMRNARHKNDPQPIDPSCTCHACAGTSGVAWNDGGREGFSRAYLHHLDRCAEMLGPMLATIHNLHYYLNLMREIRESLEAGTFTEFRARFKSERARGV from the coding sequence ATGACCGCCACCACGTCCCTGCCGCGCCTGAAGTTCGAACTTCTCAAGACCGATCCCGCGAGCCACGCACGCCGCGGCACGCTCACGCTCAACCATGGCGTGGTGCAGACGCCGATCTTCATGCCCGTGGGCACCTACGGCACCGTCAAGGGCGTGATGCCGCGCAGCCTCGAGGAAATGGGCGCTCAGATCATCCTGGGCAACACCTTCCACCTGTGGATGCGTCCCGGCCTCGACGTGATGGCCAGCTTCGGCGGGCTGCACCCCTTCGAGAAGTGGAACAAGCCGATCCTCACCGACTCGGGCGGTTTCCAGGTCTGGTCGCTGGGCGCGATGCGCAAGATCAGCGAGGAGGGCGTGAAGTTCGCCTCGCCCGTCAACGGCGACAAGCTGTTCCTCACGCCCGAGGTCTCGATGCAGATCCAGACCATCCTCAACAGCGACATCGTGATGCAGTTCGACGAGTGCACGCCCTACGACACCAAGGGCCACATCACGACCGAGGCCGAGGCGCGCATCTCGATGGAGCTGAGCCTGCGCTGGGCCAAGCGCTGCCAGCACGAGTTCGCGCGGCTTCAGAACCCCAACGCGCTGTTCGGCATCGTGCAGGGCGGCATGTTCGAGAACCTGCGCGAAGAGTCGCTGGCCGCGCTGGTCGACATGGACTTTCCGGGCTATGCCATCGGCGGCGTGAGCGTGGGCGAGCCCAAGGAAGAGATGCTGCACATCATGGGCCACACGCCGCACCGGCTGCCCGCGAACAAGCCGCGCTACCTGATGGGCGTGGGCACGCCCGAAGACCTGGTGCAGGGCGTGGCCGACGGCGTCGACATGTTCGACTGCGTGATGCCCACGCGCAATGCGCGCAACGGCACGCTGTTCACGCGCTTCGGCGACCTGAAGATGCGCAATGCGCGCCACAAGAACGATCCGCAGCCCATCGACCCGAGCTGCACCTGCCATGCGTGCGCGGGCACCTCGGGCGTGGCGTGGAACGACGGCGGGCGCGAAGGCTTCAGCCGCGCCTACCTGCACCACCTCGACCGCTGCGCCGAGATGCTCGGGCCGATGCTCGCCACCATCCACAACCTGCACTACTACCTGAACCTGATGCGCGAGATCCGCGAATCGCTCGAGGCGGGCACCTTCACGGAATTCCGCGCACGCTTCAAGTCGGAGCGCGCGCGCGGCGTCTGA
- a CDS encoding DUF3597 domain-containing protein, with translation MSIFGSILSKIFPSANAAPAPAAPAAAAPAGAPAAAAPPPAITVVDVEALLDGMPGASSLNWRTSIVDLMKLLGLDSSLDARKQLAAELSYGADTSDSAKMNIWLHRQVMTKLAANGGKVPAELRD, from the coding sequence ATGAGCATTTTCGGCAGCATCCTTTCCAAGATTTTCCCTTCCGCAAACGCCGCCCCCGCACCTGCTGCTCCGGCAGCTGCGGCGCCCGCAGGCGCACCCGCCGCCGCGGCACCGCCGCCCGCCATCACGGTGGTGGACGTCGAGGCCCTGCTCGACGGCATGCCCGGCGCGAGCAGCCTGAACTGGCGCACGTCCATCGTCGACCTGATGAAACTCCTCGGCCTCGACAGCAGCCTCGATGCGCGCAAGCAGCTCGCCGCCGAACTGAGCTACGGCGCCGACACCAGCGACAGCGCCAAGATGAACATCTGGCTGCATCGCCAGGTCATGACCAAGCTGGCCGCCAACGGCGGCAAGGTGCCGGCAGAACTGCGCGACTAG
- a CDS encoding DUF2145 domain-containing protein produces the protein MKRAVFPALLLALAVALPLQALAGRSCEQARPTAELIVKGMQLAERTSQQLDAGGARVVLLARAGQDLGKYGLRYSHLGIAYKTDEGPWRVVHKLNRCGTAVAAVYRQGLGEFFLDDLWRYEAAWVVPAPAVQAQLLAALHEPPARIVRLNIAPYSIVSYAWGQKYQQSNQWAVETLAAAMEPATIGSRAQAQAWMQFKGYEPTTLRLGPLTRLGGRVGSASVAFDDHPNDKRFSDRIETVTVDSVFAWMPRAGLGAAPVAFKLQ, from the coding sequence GTGAAGCGCGCGGTCTTCCCTGCGCTCCTGCTTGCGCTCGCGGTGGCGCTGCCGCTGCAGGCGCTGGCCGGCCGCTCCTGCGAGCAGGCCAGGCCGACCGCCGAACTGATCGTCAAGGGCATGCAGCTGGCGGAGCGCACCTCGCAGCAGCTCGATGCCGGCGGCGCGCGCGTCGTGCTGCTGGCGCGCGCCGGGCAGGACCTGGGCAAGTACGGCCTGCGCTATTCGCACCTGGGCATCGCCTACAAGACCGACGAGGGGCCATGGCGCGTGGTGCACAAGCTCAACCGGTGCGGCACCGCCGTCGCCGCGGTCTACCGCCAGGGGCTCGGAGAGTTCTTCCTCGACGACCTGTGGCGCTACGAGGCTGCCTGGGTCGTGCCTGCGCCTGCCGTGCAGGCGCAGCTGCTGGCCGCGCTCCACGAGCCGCCTGCGCGCATCGTGCGGCTGAACATCGCGCCCTACAGCATCGTGAGCTACGCCTGGGGCCAGAAGTACCAGCAGTCGAACCAGTGGGCGGTCGAGACGCTGGCCGCGGCGATGGAGCCCGCCACCATCGGCAGCCGCGCGCAGGCGCAGGCGTGGATGCAGTTCAAGGGCTACGAGCCGACCACATTGCGGCTCGGCCCGCTCACTCGCCTGGGCGGCCGCGTGGGCTCGGCCAGCGTGGCCTTCGACGACCATCCGAACGACAAGCGGTTCTCGGACCGCATCGAGACGGTGACGGTCGACTCGGTGTTCGCGTGGATGCCGCGCGCGGGGCTCGGCGCGGCGCCGGTGGCATTCAAGCTGCAATAA
- a CDS encoding zinc ribbon domain-containing protein — translation MSKSLRLSEKWFRRGLWLVALAFASFLIGLGGAIVDDLPQVERALELDDFIDRPAAEPLRSTIKASEATELQATRQLEQVRLQQSAARQASANARETFGNWIATRRATAQPDQDTELIARTKALDAFKQKEDEVQRQVNAQQQIVLDARQAEQRAREALSLLERDAREKLDAEYRRVELRVFAYRLALTLPLLIVAGWLFAKKRKSTYWPFVWGFIFFALFAFFVELVPYLPSYGGYVRYVVGILVTVLVGRYAIVALNAYLARQKLAEQQPDQVRREELSYDVALARLGKGVCPGCERPVDLKNDEIDFCPHCGIGLFDHCGQCETRKSAFSKFCHACGTSAAPHVPQLAAGGSVSESVDSFTPGGPLKPAV, via the coding sequence ATGAGCAAGTCATTGCGTCTGTCCGAAAAATGGTTTCGCCGCGGCCTCTGGCTCGTGGCGCTGGCGTTCGCGAGCTTCCTGATCGGGCTCGGCGGCGCCATCGTGGACGACCTGCCGCAGGTCGAACGGGCGCTCGAGCTCGATGACTTCATCGACCGCCCCGCGGCCGAGCCGCTGCGCAGCACCATCAAGGCGTCGGAGGCTACCGAGCTGCAGGCGACACGGCAGCTGGAGCAGGTCCGCCTGCAGCAGAGCGCCGCGCGGCAGGCGAGCGCCAACGCCCGCGAGACCTTCGGCAACTGGATCGCCACGCGGCGCGCCACCGCGCAGCCCGACCAGGACACGGAGCTGATCGCACGCACCAAGGCGCTCGATGCCTTCAAGCAGAAGGAAGACGAGGTCCAGCGCCAGGTGAATGCGCAGCAGCAGATCGTGCTCGACGCGCGGCAGGCCGAGCAGCGCGCCCGCGAGGCGCTGTCGCTGCTGGAGCGCGATGCTCGGGAAAAACTCGACGCCGAGTACCGCCGGGTCGAGCTGCGCGTGTTCGCCTACCGCCTTGCGCTCACGCTGCCGCTTCTGATCGTGGCCGGCTGGCTGTTCGCGAAAAAGCGAAAGAGCACCTACTGGCCCTTCGTCTGGGGCTTCATCTTCTTCGCGCTGTTCGCCTTCTTCGTCGAGCTGGTGCCCTACCTGCCGAGCTACGGCGGCTATGTGCGCTACGTGGTGGGCATTCTGGTCACGGTGCTCGTGGGCCGCTATGCGATCGTTGCGCTCAACGCCTACCTCGCGCGCCAGAAGCTCGCCGAGCAGCAGCCCGACCAGGTCCGGCGCGAGGAGCTCAGCTACGACGTCGCGCTCGCGCGGCTCGGCAAGGGCGTGTGCCCCGGCTGCGAACGCCCGGTGGACCTGAAGAACGACGAGATCGACTTCTGCCCGCACTGCGGCATCGGCCTGTTCGACCATTGCGGCCAGTGCGAGACGCGCAAGAGCGCGTTCTCGAAGTTCTGCCATGCCTGCGGTACATCCGCTGCGCCGCACGTGCCGCAGCTGGCGGCTGGCGGATCGGTTTCCGAGTCTGTGGATTCGTTCACGCCCGGCGGACCGCTGAAGCCGGCCGTGTAG
- a CDS encoding uracil-DNA glycosylase family protein, translated as MNAVQTLKLDARRRAMLDEMGVKVWWPMPETAEAAPVAAAAAAVAAPPPSAREQSVAEAPAAAPAPAARPAAAPAPAARPAPALLAQGAAVLVDAPRRLYAEAAAEPAQGGWLVVADMPPEADGRHGEPFAGDAGKLLDNMLRALKLHDGKTPVHLMRTHRGVGAGQPGSPRPMDEAFGEHAAALAPSLVLAMGPLAAQSLMQSTDPLGKLRGRAVPLPSANGVPVVATYHPAYLLRNPADKARAWADLCLAAEQQTPPN; from the coding sequence ATGAACGCGGTACAGACACTGAAGCTCGACGCCCGCCGGCGCGCGATGCTCGACGAGATGGGCGTGAAGGTCTGGTGGCCGATGCCCGAAACCGCCGAAGCCGCACCCGTTGCCGCGGCAGCGGCTGCGGTCGCCGCGCCGCCGCCGTCCGCCCGCGAGCAATCCGTGGCCGAAGCGCCGGCCGCTGCGCCCGCCCCGGCCGCAAGGCCTGCCGCAGCACCGGCCCCGGCGGCGCGCCCCGCGCCCGCGCTGCTCGCGCAGGGCGCCGCCGTGCTGGTCGACGCGCCGCGCCGCCTCTACGCCGAGGCCGCAGCCGAACCGGCCCAAGGCGGCTGGCTGGTGGTGGCCGACATGCCGCCCGAAGCCGACGGCCGCCACGGCGAGCCCTTTGCGGGCGATGCCGGCAAGCTGCTCGACAACATGCTGCGCGCCCTCAAGCTGCACGACGGCAAGACGCCGGTGCACCTGATGCGCACGCACCGCGGCGTGGGCGCCGGCCAGCCCGGCAGCCCGCGTCCCATGGACGAGGCTTTCGGGGAACATGCCGCCGCGCTGGCGCCGAGCCTGGTGCTCGCCATGGGGCCGCTGGCCGCCCAAAGCCTGATGCAAAGCACCGATCCGCTCGGCAAGCTGCGCGGCCGCGCGGTGCCGCTGCCCTCGGCCAACGGGGTGCCGGTGGTGGCCACCTACCATCCGGCCTACCTGCTGCGAAACCCGGCCGACAAGGCCCGTGCCTGGGCCGATCTCTGCCTGGCCGCTGAACAGCAAACACCGCCGAACTGA
- the tsaB gene encoding tRNA (adenosine(37)-N6)-threonylcarbamoyltransferase complex dimerization subunit type 1 TsaB has translation MPRLLAFDTSTEHLSVAVRHGERLFTHSGAGGAQASSTLIPLILQLLAEAGLELAALDAIAFGRGPGSFTGLRTACSVAQGLAFGAGVPLLPVDTLLAVAEEARHAFGARQVVAVLDARMDQLYAARYDFDGGGALGGGLADEPLLLAPEALEVPAGWSLAGNAFAAYGPRLAPAAARHEVLPTATAMLRLAPALLAAGRTVDAAHAWPLYVRDKVAQTTDERAAIKAAALAVPPVANTP, from the coding sequence ATGCCTAGGCTCCTGGCTTTCGACACCAGTACCGAGCACCTGTCGGTGGCGGTGCGCCACGGCGAGCGCCTGTTCACGCACAGCGGGGCCGGCGGCGCGCAGGCGTCGAGCACGCTGATCCCGCTCATCCTGCAGCTGCTGGCCGAGGCCGGGCTCGAGCTGGCCGCGCTCGACGCCATCGCCTTCGGCCGCGGGCCGGGCTCCTTCACGGGCCTGCGCACCGCCTGCTCGGTGGCGCAGGGCCTGGCTTTCGGCGCCGGCGTGCCGCTGCTGCCGGTCGACACGCTGCTGGCCGTGGCCGAGGAAGCACGCCACGCCTTCGGCGCGCGCCAGGTGGTGGCGGTGCTCGACGCGCGCATGGACCAGCTCTATGCCGCGCGCTATGACTTCGATGGGGGCGGTGCGCTGGGCGGCGGCCTGGCCGACGAGCCGCTGCTGCTCGCGCCCGAAGCCCTCGAAGTGCCCGCCGGATGGTCGCTGGCCGGCAACGCCTTTGCCGCCTATGGACCTCGCCTGGCGCCGGCCGCGGCGCGCCACGAAGTGCTGCCGACGGCCACCGCCATGCTCCGGCTGGCGCCGGCGCTGCTGGCCGCGGGGCGCACGGTGGATGCGGCGCATGCCTGGCCGCTCTATGTTCGCGATAAAGTGGCGCAAACGACCGATGAGCGCGCTGCCATCAAGGCGGCCGCCCTGGCGGTTCCACCTGTTGCCAACACACCATGA
- a CDS encoding YiaA/YiaB family inner membrane protein: MQPFPSTTVSIQRDTRAWQFQAWASFGIAVFLCATGLSWLPGEALDRAFMVMGYVFCLSTAFMLAKFVRDSQHAGAGGTAGRDVPMWRLVVWGSFFTAMGLTGWGLVRMEINDAYKAFLGVSWLFLISSAFTLAKTLRDRHEADLIEARLQGCRAARQEAAAAGSAE; this comes from the coding sequence ATGCAACCCTTCCCGTCCACCACCGTTTCGATCCAGCGCGATACGCGGGCCTGGCAGTTCCAGGCCTGGGCTTCCTTCGGGATCGCCGTGTTCCTGTGCGCCACCGGCCTGAGCTGGCTGCCGGGCGAGGCGCTGGACCGTGCGTTCATGGTGATGGGCTATGTGTTCTGCCTCAGCACCGCCTTCATGCTGGCCAAGTTCGTGCGCGACAGCCAGCACGCGGGCGCCGGCGGCACGGCGGGCCGCGACGTGCCGATGTGGCGCCTGGTGGTCTGGGGCAGCTTCTTCACCGCGATGGGCCTGACCGGCTGGGGGCTGGTCCGCATGGAGATCAACGACGCCTACAAGGCCTTCCTGGGCGTGAGCTGGCTGTTCCTGATCAGCTCGGCCTTCACGCTGGCCAAGACCCTGCGCGACCGCCACGAGGCCGACCTGATCGAAGCGCGGCTGCAAGGCTGCCGCGCCGCCCGCCAGGAAGCCGCGGCTGCCGGCTCGGCCGAATGA
- a CDS encoding helix-turn-helix domain-containing protein: MSTTVDLVQALKNELKSARMTYADLARSLDMAESSVKRMLAKSDMPLSRVDAICRALKIDFAELARRVADAQPLLKELTQEQEKAVVKDKKLLLVAISVLSQWTLEQIVAAYRISEAECIGCLAQLDRIGIIELRPLNRYRLKLAKTFRWRPHGPVMEFFRENVVLDYYAGGFDGPAEGLLLVHGQISRSLAPAFLERLQRVAQDFAQQHQTDQKLAAKDREGYTLLLGMRNWEFEAFTRLRRA, from the coding sequence ATGAGTACCACCGTCGACCTCGTCCAAGCCCTCAAGAACGAACTCAAGAGCGCCCGCATGACCTACGCCGACCTGGCGCGCTCGCTCGACATGGCCGAATCCAGCGTGAAGCGCATGCTGGCCAAGAGCGACATGCCGCTGTCGCGCGTCGACGCGATCTGCCGTGCGCTCAAGATCGACTTCGCCGAGCTGGCGCGCCGCGTCGCCGACGCCCAGCCGCTCCTGAAGGAGCTCACGCAGGAGCAGGAAAAGGCGGTGGTCAAGGACAAGAAGCTGCTGCTGGTGGCCATCAGCGTGCTGAGCCAGTGGACGCTGGAACAGATCGTGGCGGCCTACCGGATCAGCGAGGCCGAGTGCATCGGCTGCCTGGCACAGCTGGACCGCATCGGCATCATCGAGCTGCGCCCGCTGAACCGCTACCGGCTGAAGCTGGCCAAGACCTTCCGCTGGCGGCCGCATGGCCCGGTGATGGAGTTCTTCCGCGAGAACGTGGTGCTCGACTACTACGCGGGCGGCTTCGACGGCCCGGCCGAGGGGCTGCTGCTGGTGCACGGGCAGATCAGCCGCTCGCTCGCGCCCGCGTTCCTCGAACGCCTGCAGCGCGTGGCGCAGGACTTTGCGCAGCAGCACCAGACCGACCAGAAGCTGGCCGCCAAGGACCGCGAGGGCTACACGCTGCTGCTGGGCATGCGCAACTGGGAATTCGAGGCCTTCACCAGGCTGCGCCGCGCCTGA
- the pyrF gene encoding orotidine-5'-phosphate decarboxylase — protein MTFLDKLATAQQKNGSLLCVGLDPEPAKFPGQLKGDASRIYDFCARIVDATADLVIAFKPQIAYFAAHRAEAQLEQLMEHMRRNAPDVPVILDAKRGDIGSTAEQYAIEAFERYGADAVTLSPFMGFDSVAPYLKHQGKGAFLLCRTSNPGGADLQGQRLADIEGQPFLYEHVAKLAQGPWNLNGQLGLVVGATYPAEIERVRELAPTVPLLIPGVGAQGGDAVATVRAGWRPDAPIIVNSSRAIIYASSGDDFAAAAKNAARTTRDALEAAKP, from the coding sequence ATGACTTTCCTCGACAAGCTGGCCACCGCACAGCAAAAAAACGGTTCGTTGCTCTGCGTGGGGCTCGATCCGGAGCCAGCCAAGTTTCCGGGGCAGCTCAAGGGCGACGCAAGCCGCATCTATGACTTCTGCGCGCGCATCGTCGACGCGACGGCCGACCTGGTCATCGCCTTCAAGCCGCAGATCGCCTATTTCGCGGCCCATCGCGCCGAGGCCCAGCTCGAACAACTGATGGAGCACATGCGCCGCAACGCGCCCGATGTGCCCGTGATCCTGGACGCCAAGCGCGGCGACATCGGCTCCACGGCCGAGCAGTACGCCATCGAGGCCTTCGAGCGCTACGGCGCCGATGCCGTGACCCTGTCGCCCTTCATGGGCTTCGACTCGGTGGCGCCCTACCTCAAGCACCAGGGCAAGGGCGCCTTCCTGCTCTGCCGCACCAGCAACCCCGGCGGCGCCGACCTGCAGGGCCAGCGCCTGGCGGACATCGAGGGCCAGCCCTTCCTTTACGAGCACGTTGCCAAGCTGGCGCAGGGCCCGTGGAACCTCAACGGGCAGCTCGGCCTCGTGGTGGGTGCGACCTACCCGGCGGAGATCGAGCGCGTGCGCGAACTCGCGCCGACGGTGCCGCTGCTGATCCCCGGCGTCGGGGCCCAGGGCGGCGATGCCGTGGCCACGGTGCGCGCCGGCTGGCGCCCCGATGCGCCGATCATCGTGAACTCGTCCCGCGCCATCATCTACGCCTCCTCGGGCGACGACTTTGCCGCCGCGGCGAAGAACGCCGCACGCACCACGCGCGACGCGCTGGAAGCCGCGAAGCCCTGA
- a CDS encoding SDR family NAD(P)-dependent oxidoreductase produces MTNASPLSPYTARYPSLAGRTVFVSGGASGIGEALVRAFHAQGAKVGFCDLDTAAGTALAAQLQGDTPALFIACDVTDTAALAATIAAVRAQFGPIGVLLNNAANDRRHEMANVTSEDFDRLVAVNFKHQFFAAQAVADDMRALGGGSIINFGSISWMIKGRGYPVYQACKAAARGLTRSLARDLGKQNIRVNSIVPGWVMTERQIKLWVKPESAAEIDAAQCLPGRVMAEDIAAMALFLAADDSKMCTAQDYVVDAGWT; encoded by the coding sequence ATGACCAACGCATCACCACTTTCGCCCTACACCGCCCGCTATCCCTCGCTGGCCGGCCGCACCGTCTTCGTCTCCGGCGGGGCCAGCGGCATCGGCGAGGCACTGGTGCGGGCCTTCCATGCGCAGGGCGCGAAGGTCGGCTTCTGCGACCTCGACACGGCCGCCGGCACCGCGCTCGCGGCGCAGCTGCAGGGCGACACGCCCGCACTGTTCATCGCATGCGACGTGACCGACACGGCGGCACTGGCGGCCACCATCGCCGCGGTACGCGCGCAGTTCGGCCCGATCGGCGTGCTGCTCAACAATGCCGCCAACGACCGGCGCCACGAGATGGCCAACGTCACGAGCGAGGACTTCGACCGCCTCGTGGCCGTCAACTTCAAGCACCAGTTCTTTGCCGCGCAGGCGGTGGCGGACGACATGCGCGCACTGGGCGGCGGCTCGATCATCAATTTCGGCTCGATCAGCTGGATGATCAAGGGCCGGGGCTACCCGGTCTACCAGGCCTGCAAGGCGGCCGCGCGCGGCCTCACGCGCTCGCTGGCGCGCGACCTGGGCAAGCAGAACATCCGCGTCAATTCGATCGTGCCGGGCTGGGTGATGACCGAGCGGCAGATCAAGCTGTGGGTCAAGCCCGAGTCGGCCGCAGAGATCGATGCGGCGCAATGCCTGCCGGGACGCGTGATGGCGGAGGACATTGCCGCGATGGCGCTGTTCCTGGCGGCCGACGATTCGAAGATGTGCACCGCGCAAGATTACGTGGTGGATGCGGGTTGGACATAA
- a CDS encoding MFS transporter — MTTPAAAATAATAPHEANAHANQFALLKQRRFAPFFWTQFAGAANDNLFKFAFTVMVTYQLQLSWMPPAMAGLAIGALFILPFLLFSATAGQLTDKFDKTKMIRFVKNLEIAIMLLAAWGFVTADAVVLLGCVFLMGLHSTLFGPVKFAYLPQVLDARELTGGNGMVEMGTFVAILLGQVAGGLLVALPQVGHATVAVACVLLALVGRGVAQAIPRAPATDPGLVINWNPFSETWRNLQLAHGNIVVFRSLLGISWMWFFGAVFLSQFPSFAKEVLHGDEQVASLLLVVFSVGIGVGSLLCETLSRRQVEIGLVPLGAIGMSVFAIDLYFASRALPPVAVMGLGAFVGQAAHWRVMADLALLSLFAGLYSVPMYALIQLRSQPTHRARIIAANNILNALFMIGSSVIAGALLGAGFTIPQIFLFTGIANAVVAFYIFMLVPEYLLRFIAWMLSHFVYRFEIKGDEHIPTEGAAVLVCNHVSFIDAILLMAASPRPIRFIMDHRIFKVPVLGWLFRLAKAIPIAPQKEDPAAYEAAFARALGVLREGDLLAIFPEGAITRDGQLQPFKGGVMKIIESARAEGIEPPVIPMALTNLWGSYFSRIELRGGENVAMAKPFRRGFFSRVGLHVGHAVPPVEVRPEALQQRVSGLLAA, encoded by the coding sequence ATGACAACCCCCGCCGCTGCTGCCACTGCCGCCACCGCGCCCCACGAAGCGAACGCCCACGCCAACCAGTTCGCCCTTCTCAAGCAGCGGCGCTTCGCGCCCTTCTTCTGGACCCAGTTCGCGGGCGCGGCGAACGACAACCTCTTCAAGTTCGCCTTCACCGTCATGGTGACCTACCAGCTCCAGCTGAGCTGGATGCCGCCGGCCATGGCGGGCCTGGCCATCGGCGCGCTGTTCATCCTGCCGTTCCTGCTGTTCTCCGCCACGGCGGGGCAGCTCACCGACAAGTTCGACAAGACGAAGATGATCCGCTTCGTCAAGAACCTCGAGATCGCGATCATGCTGCTCGCGGCCTGGGGTTTCGTCACGGCCGATGCGGTGGTGCTGCTGGGCTGCGTGTTCCTCATGGGCCTGCATTCCACGCTGTTCGGCCCGGTCAAGTTCGCCTACCTGCCGCAGGTGCTCGACGCGCGCGAGCTCACGGGCGGCAACGGCATGGTCGAGATGGGCACCTTCGTCGCCATCCTGCTCGGGCAGGTCGCGGGCGGGCTGCTGGTGGCGCTGCCGCAGGTCGGCCACGCCACGGTGGCGGTGGCCTGCGTGCTGCTGGCACTGGTCGGGCGCGGCGTGGCCCAGGCCATTCCGCGGGCGCCTGCCACCGACCCGGGGCTGGTGATCAACTGGAACCCGTTCAGCGAGACCTGGCGCAACCTCCAGCTCGCGCACGGCAACATCGTGGTGTTCCGCTCGCTCCTGGGCATCTCGTGGATGTGGTTCTTCGGCGCGGTGTTCCTGAGCCAGTTCCCCAGCTTCGCGAAGGAAGTGCTGCACGGCGACGAGCAGGTGGCCTCGCTGCTGCTGGTGGTGTTCTCGGTGGGCATCGGGGTGGGCTCGCTGCTGTGCGAGACGCTGAGCCGCCGGCAGGTGGAGATCGGCCTGGTGCCGCTGGGCGCCATCGGCATGAGCGTGTTCGCCATCGACCTGTACTTTGCGTCGCGTGCGCTGCCGCCGGTGGCGGTCATGGGGCTGGGCGCCTTCGTGGGCCAGGCCGCGCACTGGCGCGTGATGGCCGACCTGGCGCTGCTGTCGCTCTTCGCGGGGCTTTACAGCGTGCCGATGTACGCGCTGATCCAGCTGCGCAGCCAGCCCACGCACCGCGCGCGCATCATCGCGGCCAACAACATCCTCAATGCGCTGTTCATGATCGGCAGCTCGGTCATCGCGGGTGCATTGCTCGGCGCCGGCTTCACGATTCCGCAGATCTTCCTGTTCACCGGCATTGCCAACGCCGTGGTGGCGTTCTACATCTTCATGCTGGTGCCGGAATACCTGCTGCGCTTCATCGCGTGGATGCTGTCGCACTTCGTCTACCGCTTCGAGATCAAGGGCGACGAGCACATTCCCACCGAAGGCGCCGCGGTGCTGGTGTGCAACCACGTGAGTTTCATCGACGCGATATTGCTGATGGCCGCAAGCCCGCGTCCGATCCGCTTCATCATGGACCACCGGATCTTCAAGGTGCCGGTGCTCGGCTGGCTGTTCAGGCTGGCCAAGGCGATTCCCATCGCGCCGCAGAAGGAAGACCCGGCGGCCTACGAAGCGGCCTTTGCCAGGGCGCTGGGCGTGCTGCGCGAAGGCGACCTGCTGGCCATCTTCCCCGAGGGTGCCATCACGCGCGACGGCCAGCTGCAGCCCTTCAAGGGCGGCGTGATGAAGATCATCGAAAGCGCGCGCGCCGAAGGCATCGAGCCGCCGGTGATCCCGATGGCGCTGACCAACCTCTGGGGCTCGTACTTCAGCCGCATCGAGCTGCGCGGCGGCGAGAACGTGGCCATGGCCAAGCCCTTTCGCCGCGGCTTCTTCAGCCGCGTGGGGCTCCATGTCGGCCATGCCGTGCCGCCGGTCGAGGTGCGGCCGGAGGCGCTGCAGCAGCGCGTGAGCGGATTGCTGGCCGCGTAA
- the rimI gene encoding ribosomal protein S18-alanine N-acetyltransferase, protein MSAVLQPVEARLEPLTVERLDAVCAVEQTAYSHPWTRANFIDSMAVGYHCQCLLAPVCVPDLATPVTSLGETLIGYFVAMKGVDEVHLLNITVAPAFQRQGWAPLMLEALTGWSRAQGAQWLWLEVRESNRRALDIYMRQGFRSVGVRKGYYPAHEGKREDAVVMSLRLNESGSAWGALR, encoded by the coding sequence ATGAGCGCCGTCCTTCAGCCCGTCGAAGCCCGCCTCGAACCGCTCACCGTCGAGCGGCTCGATGCCGTCTGCGCGGTCGAGCAGACGGCCTACAGCCATCCGTGGACGCGGGCCAACTTCATCGATTCGATGGCGGTCGGCTACCACTGCCAGTGTTTGCTCGCGCCAGTCTGCGTGCCGGACCTGGCCACGCCGGTGACCAGCCTCGGGGAAACGCTGATCGGCTATTTCGTCGCCATGAAGGGCGTGGACGAGGTGCACCTGCTCAACATCACCGTGGCGCCGGCCTTCCAGCGCCAGGGCTGGGCGCCGCTGATGCTCGAGGCGCTGACCGGATGGTCGCGCGCGCAAGGGGCGCAGTGGCTCTGGCTCGAGGTGCGCGAGAGCAACCGGCGTGCGCTCGACATCTACATGCGCCAGGGTTTCCGCAGCGTCGGCGTGCGCAAGGGCTACTACCCGGCCCATGAAGGCAAGCGTGAAGACGCGGTCGTCATGAGCCTGCGATTGAATGAATCAGGCTCTGCCTGGGGAGCCTTGCGATGA